The stretch of DNA GTGCTCAAGCTGTCCAGGATGGCTCGCCCTTTGGCCGCGGTAGCTTCAGAGGGGCGACCGATGACGCCGCTGGGGCTGTAGTGCTCGATCCCGAGGGTCAGCAGGTGCGGCCGGTCGTCGGCCTGGTGATCAGCGCGGCGGTAGCTCTCGCCGACGAGGTTCGGGTGAGCGTGTAGCAGTAGCGAGGTCTCGAGTTCACCGGCGTGCATGTCCTCGTGGGACGTGGTGACCGCGCCGACGTGCTCGCGGGCGCGGTTCATGTCGCCCCCGCCAGGAAACAGAACCACGCACCGTTCGTCGGTATTGGCTTGCTGGGTGATGTTGGAGAGGACGTAATTTCCACCGTGCCCGTTGACCAGGACCAGCTTGGTAATGTCCGAGCGGCGCAAGGAAACGCGGATGTCCTCGATCATCGCGACCAGCGTTGTGGCGCTGACGCTGACCGTTCCAGGGAAGGATTCGTGTTCGTGCGAGCACGAAACGGTGATCGGCGGCAGCAGGAAAAGGTCGTAGTCCTCGGCGATCCGTTGCGCGATCAAGCACGCAATGACGGTGTCGGTGGTCAGCGGAAGGTGCTCGCCGTGTTGCTCGAAGCTGCCGACGGGAAGCACGGCGACACGTGCCTTCCGGGCTGCTTCATCGGCGGAAGTGGCAGTGGTGAGCACGTCCACGACTCTCCTCAACTTGCTCGCTTCGGCGTCACGCCAATGTCGTCCGCAGCGTACGGCTCAACTGGGACGCCTGATCGTGCGCGCCCGCATCCGCCAACAGCTGCGACGTTCGACGGAGCTGCCGTGCTGTGCGGTGGGACCGCGTATCGGTCGCGATCGTGAGCGAATGCCGCGCCACGGCGACCGCTTCTTCCGGCTGGTCAGCAACGGCATGGGCAACGGCCAACCGCGCAAGCCCGAGTCCGAGGTCCCGGCGGAAGTCCGCGTGCCAGTTCGCGATGCCCTGCTGGAGCGTGGCCAGCGCTTTGACCGGCTTGCCGAGTTCGACCCAACAGTGCGCGGCTTCCATCTCGACATAGCTCGGCGTGCAATACCGCGCGATGTCGCTCTCGTCGTCGGGCTCGTCGGCCGCGTATCGAAACGCTCGGTCGATGGCGCGCGAACATCCCTCGTAGTCTCCGGCCATGGCGTGCCCGTGCGCTTCCTGACGCAGTGCAACCGCCTTGAGGCGCGGGCTCAGCGTCTCCGAGGACCGCAGGGCCGCCTGAGCGAAGTTGATCGTCAAAGCAGGCTTGTGCGCGTCGCTGGCGATATTGCTCTTGCGCATGTGGATGTACGAAGCCAGGTGTGCGTCCTCGGCCTCGTGGGCGAGATCGAGCGCCGTGTTCGACCACGCCATCGCTTCCTGCAACTTGCCCGCGTCTTGGTCGAGCCATCCCGTGAACTCGGCGAACCGCGCGGCGACGTACAACAGCGACCGGTGGCTATGCCCTTGGCTCTGCGCGAGCAGTCCGTTGGCGAAGCTTGCTTGCTCAGCGGCGACCGGAAGCACCGAGCGGGGACCAACGAGGTTGTCGGTGGTGATGTACTGCTTGAGCGTCATCAGCAACGACTCGGCCAACGCCGGCTCGGTGCGCACATTCGCGGCGGGGACAGGTGGGCCTCCCGGCAGAACTACCGCAGCGTGTTTTGGTGGCACCGGTTCGTCAGCGCTATCGCCCGCGTCGAACCACAGCAGTTCGGGCGGGATGCGCAGCCGCCGGGCGTAATGCCGGAGCTGATCCAGCTCGCGCACCCGGTTCCGCCCGGACTCGATCCTGCTGAGCTGGCTTTGGGTGATGCTCAGCCACTTGGCCACATCGGCTTGGGGCAACGGTTTCCGGCCGTGCGCGGGATGAACGCGGTACGCCCGCACGACAGCTCCCATGTCCTTGCCGGCGAGCGCTTGGCGTAGCCGGTCTTCGGCCCAGAACTCGTCGCCGAAGCGCGGGCCTGCCTCCTGATGATTCTTCGGAACGCGCCGACACGGCGAGCAGACGGGCGCGGCGTTGTCCCGGGCAAGTTTGCTGCCGCATCTCGCACAGTGGCGCGATGTTTCTGAGCGGCTGGCTTCTGACCTCATCAAGATCGCTCCCAGTCGATTCGGGTAGCCATCGTATCTGCCAGGGCCAGCCAGTATGCGCGGTACGCATATTTTTCATGCGCGATCCGGGCAATCGTGCCGGTTGCGCGGCCATAGCTTTTACATACGCCAGCACCAACGACGCGAGGAGGTGCCTTCGAATGCACGGACGACTCGCTGTGGCAGTTTCCTCAGCTCGACCGGAACAAGTTTCCCGTAGTGGTCGTACCGCCAAGCGAACGGCCCGCCTGTACTGGTTTTGCGCTCGTGGAGATCCGCAGCGACGTCACGCTACGCCGGAAAGCCTCTCCGCTCTGCCCGTCAACTCCGCGGTCAAGACCTTGTGCGGGTACGCGGCGACGGTGCCGTTGCCGACGCCGAACGACCGGGTTCCGAAGAGCCGAGCGATCACGGCGCGATGTGGCGCGTGCGTGAAGGTCGCGGAATCACTCCAGGCCCGTGAGGTCGTCTGGGATTCGTGATCGTCCGGTGCCCGCTTGATGTGGCGCGGGCGCCGGGTCGAGGGCCGTGCGGTGCGGATGAAGGCCCCCCGCTTCCGCACCGCGCGGTCCGCACTTCCCGCCGAGAGACGAAGAAGCGCAGGAACCTCCCAGTTCCCGTCCAACCGCCTCAACGAGCACTACTCACCATCCAGGCACGGACTCAAGGAGTTCTGATGATCCAACAGCACACGTCGGCCCCGCCGAAGACCGGTGACGTGGTCGAGCTTGGAAAACAGATCCACGACCGGTTGGGCGAAGTCCTGTTCGCACTTCCGGGCCGCAGCACCGTCACCTACGAAGACCTCGGCGATCTTGGCGCCCGGTTGCGCGGCCTCGCCAAGATCTTCGACCGGTACGCGCCCACCCGCCCGATGGCTGAGCGTCCCGGCTCGGCCACAGCTCCACAGGAGAACGCGCGAGTCTGGGTTTTCCCGGGCCAGCAGCGATAACCGACTCCCGGCAAGAGCGTGTCGTGCTCCCCGACACGAGCGCTCCGGCCGGGCGTGGTCTGTGCCGCCAGGACACCCCTCCACCGGCGGTACAGACCACAACCCCAAGGCGCAGAGCAGGAATCGACATCGGCAGCGCCCCGCATCGCTGCCGGTGCAGATCCCCTGCAGCGCCCGAGCCGGTCTCCGCCCCGAACGAGAACCGGCTGGCAATGCGGGGGCTCGATCACCACGCCCGCCCCGAGCGGGTCTCGCCGCGGCGAGATCCGCGTGTGGTGATCGAGTCCCCAGGTAGACGCGGGCCCGTATTCCGCGCGCACCTCACTACAACCTCATTGCGGGAAGTCTCGACCTTGTCAGCATCCTGACTTGGCTCGACCGCCTACGACTGCCGCGCCGAATGCCTACCGATCCGTGCCGAAGCTCCTACGCAACGGCACACCGTCCTATCAGGAGAGTTGTGCATGAACCGCGGAATCAGTGTGGTGTCGCTGAGCGTCGACAGACTGCTAGGGCACACGTACGGGCAGAGCCTCGGCGATGCATTGGCCACGGCATCCCCGAAAGAGCCGGCCACTGTCGCCGCAGTCGTGCGCACCCACCTGCACACCGCCACCGCGATCGGCGACGACCTGATCCGCCAAGTCGCGGCCGACCTCGCGCTTCCTCCCCGACAGCTCGCCGATTTGCTGCACACACCACGGCCACTGCTGTTGAATCCGACCGCGCGTGCGCTGATCGCGGGGCTCCGCGACGCATGCCCCGACATCCGAGTCGTGGTCTGCTCCAACCTCGCCGCCGCCGACCACACCCACGCGAACGCGGTGCGCGATGAACTCGGCCAGTTGCTGGATGCGGCCTATTTCTCCTGCGAGACCGGCCTGGCGAAAGGCACCGGTCCCCCCGTGTTCGAGCACCTCGCTCGGAGCCACGGCGTCGAAGTCGCCGAGATCGTTCACGTCGGTGACACGCTCCTCGAAGATGTGCAGGCACCGCTGTTGGCCGGAGCACGTGCCCTGTGGGTTCACCCCGACCATGCGCGCATTCCGCGGGTAGCCGGACCGGACCGCTACCGTGCCGTTCCCGATCTGGCCGAGGCGATCTGCGAGCTCCGTGAGTGGATGCCGGAAAGCCAACCTCGCCCCGCGTTGCCGGTTCGCGCCGCAGCGCTGATTCGCGATGCCCAACAACGCATCTTGCTGGTACGCGGTCCCGACGACGAAGACTTTTCGCTGCCTGGCGGCCGGTGCGAGGCCATCGGATCCGATTCGCCACCCACCGCAATGGCCCGCGAAGTCCACGAAGAACTTCGGCTGGCGGTCACGCCCGGCAAGCTTGTGTGGGCCGGCTGGTCCGAAGCTGAATCCGCCACCGGTGACAACAAGATCCACTTCGTGTTCGAGGCGCACATCGTGGGGACCAGCGTCCCGGTTCCGGACGCCGGCGAGGTCGCCGAGATCTGCTGGTCCGGTCACCACGAGGCGCTGCGCCTGCTCCATCCCGCCGAAGCCGACCGGCTGCACCGCATCGGTTGCGACCGCAGCCACGGATGGCAGTACGACACCACCCGCCCACTACGGGCTCAAGGCCCGTAGGGCGTGGTGCCTTACGAAGAAGCTACGCCGGACTGCTTGCGGAGTTCCGTGGAGCTCTGGGCCAACAGGGTTTCCAGTTGTGCGCCAGTGATGGCGGCGTCGCGGAGCTGCGCGAAGAAGTCCTCGTAGGCGCGGACGTCGTCGGGCGAATCGAGACGTTGCTGGGCGGTGAGGGATTCGATGAGGACGTGGTCGTCGTAGAGCAGGAAGTTCGTCAGCGGAAACACGGGCATGGCCGCGGTGAACGGCACGACGCCGATGTCGACCTGCGGGTAGCCGAGCAGGGCAAGCAGCCGGTCCAGTTGACCGGCGAGGGTCCGGGGGTCTCCGAAATGGGTGTGCAGGGCGGCCTCGCCCATGATGATCCGGATCGGTTCTGGCCGGGGCTGGTAGAGGATCTGCTGCCGTTCCATGCGTTTGCCGACGATCTGGTCGATTTCCTCGTCGGCTACCCCGGCGGAAGCTGGGCCGCAAGGGCGGGTGAGAACTTCACGCGCGTAGGCGGCGGTCTGGAGCAGTCCAGGCATCATGGCGGGCTGGAACTCCGCGATGCGCGCCGAGGCGGCATCTTCGTTCGTGGTCGCCTGCTGCTCGGCGACAGCACCGCCGTGCTGGCGGTAGCGCTGGCCGAAGGTGGCGTACTCGATGCGGGCGGCACCGGCGAGTTCGAAGAGCTCGTCCAGTTGCTCGGCGGTGGCGTCGACAGCCTCGCCCCACCGGCGAAGGTCGTCGTCGGTGGGACGCTGGCTACCTTGCTCGAGCTTCGACACCCGGGTCTGGTGCCAGTCCAAATGCCGCGCCAACGCACTGCCGGAGGCAAACGCGGTCGCGCGCAGCTCGCGAAGACGTCGAGCGAGCAGTGCTCGCTGCGGCGTGTTCGGGCCTGGCACGCTCGTTCCCTTCTTCTAACGCGAGTCGTACTCGCTCCACGATATTGACTGCGCAATCGCGGCCTCGCGCTGGGCGCACGCATCGGCGATGCACTGCGGATCGGAGGTCGGCTCGGCGCCGAGCCACGCGCCGTCCGCGGAGTAGCGCATCATCCACAGCCTGCGTGCGTCGATGAGCCAGTAATCGGCGGCTTGCACGTCGGTCGGCCATCGATCTCCGCGGACGGGAATGATCCGGACGTCCTCGCCCGCTTGAACGTTGGGGGCGTACGAGGCCAGTTCGAACCGTACGTAGTCGGTCAGCGGTTCGGTCACCACGTGCACGCGCTGGATCCGGCAGCCCTGGCCGACGCGGTGACGGGTGCGTTCGCACCACTGCTGGAGTTCCGCGGTAATCGGGATGCGGCCGGTGCGTCGCCACTCGGCAAGGGCGTCGTCCTCGCTGCTGCCGGAGTAGTTCTGCAGCGTCTCCAACCGAAAAAGCGAATAGCGGAAGGCGGCAAGCTCATCGCGGAGCTGGTCGATGCCGTCGCGTAGGTCGTGCGCGGGCGTCACGGGGTCTTTTCCTGGTAGAGGCGGGCGGCCTCGACGAGGATCTCGGGCTTGATCAGGACACCCGACTCGCCCGGGAGCAGATTTTCCATGTTGGCGAAGGTCTCCGGGTCCATCTCGAGGCCCTGGACGGCCATCATGCCGTTCTCAGCGAGGTAGACACTCTGGCAGCCGGTGGGGTTCGACTCCGGGTCCTTGCAGATCTTGTGCAGGTGCACGACGGCCTCCCGTCTCGTCGGGGCACGAACGCCACGATCTTCGCTTAGAACGACCTTGACTGTCCATAACCTTACTGACAACCTCAACCTAACCGCGCTCTAACCTTGATCGTTGTCGGGTCGCGTTCCCGATAGTCCGTCGGCGGCTTTCCCCTCCCTACCCACCAGGGCGCGAGGACGGCTGACGTACAGGGAGCACACGCGCGTGCGGCGAACGAGGGAAGACCATCGAAAGAGAGGCAGGAAGCCCGGTGAGCACATCTTCCGAACAGGTTCCGGACGACTCGCTGGAGCCGGACGTGAGCCCCGCCGCCGAGGCAACCCAGATTCAGCGGGCGCGGGCGGCGATGGTGCAGCGGTTGTGGGAGCTCGATGCGCTGCGTTCGGAACGTGTCGCGGAGGTCTTCGCCACGGTCGACAGGCACGTGTTCGCGCCGGGTGTGCCGGTGGCAGAGGTCTACGACGCTACGACCGCGGTGCGAACGAAGTGGGACGAGCACGGCAGCGCGATCAGCTCGATCTCCGCTCCACAGATCCAGGCATTCATGTTGGAACAAGCGGATGTCCGGCCGGGGATGCGCGTGTTGGAGGTCGGCTCGGGCGGCGTCAACGCCGCGATGCTGGCCGAACTCGTCGGCGACACCGGCCACGTGACCACAATGGACATTGATCCGGAGATCACTGGCCGGTCCCGAAAGCTGTTGGATGCGGCGGGATACCCGCAGGTGCACGTGGAGTGCGCGGACGCCGAGCATGGCGTGCCCGCACGAGCACCGTTCGACGTGGTGCTGGTGACGGTCGGCTGCTGGGATCTTCCTGCCGCGTTGACGGACCAGCTTGCCGAAAGCGGACGCATCGTCGTTCCGCTGCGGATGCGGGGAATTACGCGATCCCTGTCGTTGCATCGCGCCGGTGACCACTTGCTGGCGGATTCGGCCGAGGTGTGCGGGTTCGTCAAGGCACAAGGTCTTGGCGCGCACCAGGAAAGGATGCTGCTGCTGCACGGCGACCGGATCGCTCTGCGCTTCGACGACGACACCGCACCTGCCGATCCGTCTCGGCTCGACGGCGCGTTGGGTACTGATCGCGCTGACGTGTGGTCCGGCATCACCGTGGAAGCGATGGAGCCATTCGACAGCCTGGGGCTGTGGCTGGCCTCCGTGCTGCCGGGCTCGTGCCGACTCGCGGTCGATCCCGACTACGACCGGGCAATCGACAGCGGTCCGGTGATGGTCGTCCCCGAAGGCCGCTGGTTCCCAGACGCCTACGTGAACTCGCACGAGGACTCGTTCGCCTATCTCGCTACCCGGCGCCTCGACGACGGGCTCTTCGAGTTCGGCGCCCACGCCTTCGGCCCGCACGCCGGAGAGGCCGCCGAGGCGATGGTGGAGCAGATCCGCGCGTGGGACCGCGACTATCGCCACGGCCCTGACCCGGTCATCGCCGTCTGGCCGTACGACGCCCCGGACGACGCACTGCTGTCCCCGGACGCCGCTGCGACCACGGTGATCGCGAAGCGGCACACCAGCATCACGATCTCCTGGCCGCGCCCTTCGGCATAGCAGCCGAGACGGCCAGGTTCGTTTGGAACAGAACAACGAGGAAGGAAACGCATGGCGGCCAACACGACCACGCTGTCCCGCACCGAGGACGTCGACATCAGCGACGATTTCACGCTCGACTTCCAGGTGATCGAGTCCGCGTATCCGCTCGCGAAGTTGAGCTGCGACACCGATGACGGGTGCGGGCAGACCTGCTCCACCAGCGCTTGCAACAGCCAGGCCAACAACCCGTCGTGAACCCTGCCCTCGCCGGGACGCTGATCCCTCTGGCGTCCCGGCGGGAACGCTCTGTCCGATCCAGGAGGTGCGCGTGGCCACGCCGCGCCGTTTTCGTCACGCCGATTTCGTACTGGTTCGAGCGAGCACCGACCCGGGAGGGCTGAGCCTGCCGCGGCTGGATCTGCACACCGCCGAGGATGCCGAGACGACCGGCCGGGAATGGCTCACCGAGTTATGGGGGCGCGATGTCGTACGCACCGCCTTCGGTGTCGCCAGCCCGGCGCTGTGCGAGCAGATCGCCGCCGCAGTCGACGGCGCGAAACTCAACCGCCGCTCCTGGCGCAGCCTGCTGGTCTCGACGTGCTCTTACGTCCTGCGCTGGCAACAGCGCCCCACTCCTTTCGGCCTGTTCGCCGGAGTGACCACCGCGGCGATCGGCGCCTCCACGCGCGTCGTCTTCGGCGAGCAGCATGAGCTGCACCGGCAGATCGACCCGAGCTGGCTCCACGAGTTGATCAGCGAGCTCGAATCCGATCCCGAGGTGCTGGCGAAGGCATCGCTCGTGGTCAACAACGCGGGCACTGTCCGCGGCGACCGATTCGTCGTCCCCAACCATTCCTCCGGTACCGCTGAGGACAAGCCCTCGGCGCAGGTGGCCGCTGGGCTCGATGAGGTGGAACTGGCGCTGCGTCGCACTCGCCCGGTCGATGCCGCACTTGCTGCTGCGCGCGTCCCGATCCCGGGACGAATGCTGTTCGACCAACTACACCGTGAATTCCCGTCGGTTCCGCGTGAGCAGGTCGCGACGTTGCTCAGCGGACTTGTCGCGCACCGCGTGCTGGTGACCAGCCTCCGGGCTCCATCGGCGTGCCCGAACCCTGCCGAGCATGTTCTCGCGCAGCTGGACGATCCCCGCCGCGAAAGCGAGGAGAACGATCATGTCGGCGATGCTCGCGAGGATCTGCGCTCCTTCTTTAGCTCGGGATCGCAGGCGAAGACCACCGTGTCCGAAGCCGCGAGTCCGGCTCGCCCGTCACCTCCGTCCAGTGTGGACGTCTCGCTCGACGGACGGGTCACGCTGCCGGAGCCCGTGCTGCGCGAAGCCGAGTCGGCGGCCTCCGTCCTGCTCGAGGTGACTCCGAGCCCGTTCGGCACCGCCCCGTGGCGCGACTACCACCTGCGGTTCCGAGAACGGTACGGCTCCGGTGCGCTGGTACCGGTACGCGAGTTGGTATCCGACTCCGGGCTCGGTTTCCCAACCGGATTCCTCGGCGCGGCCCGCGAACAAGGGGCTCGTTTGCTGACCGATCGCGACGCCGCCCTGCAAGCGATGCTGCAGGAGACCGTCCTCGATGGACGGACCGAAGTCGCCTTGTCCGAGGAATTGATCGAGCAACTCTCCGTCGGAGACCACCGCGATCTGACGCCGCCCGAGCGGGTCGAGCTGGCCTTCACGATCCACACAACCTCGACCGAGGCCCTGGACCAGGGACGGTTCCGGCTGTGGGTCACCGGGGCTCCGGTGCCGACCTCCAGCATGGCCGGGCGCTTCGCCGCCGTGCTCGACGAGCACGCGCGGCAACAGCTGTCCCGCACCTACCCCACAGGGGACGAGGTGATGGTCGCCCAACTTTCCTTTCCCCCGCGACGCATCGCCAATGAAGCCGTCACCCGCACTCCGGACCTGTTGCCATGGCTGTTGCCCATCGGCGAACACCCGCCAGAGCTCGGCGCCGACTCAGCTCGGTTACTCCATCTCGACGACCTCGCGGTGACTGCCAGCTCCGCCCAGTTCTTCCTCATCCACCGCCCCAGCGGAAAACCGGTGCACCCTTACGTGCCACACGCCTTGGAAACCACCATCTACACGCCACCACTGGCGCGCTTCCTCGCCGAACTGCCCATCGCGCGGCGGGCGGTGTTCGGCCCCATCGACTTCGGTGCGAGCCGGACCCTGCGATTCCTGCCCCGAATCCGACACGGCCGCAGCGTGCTGTCCCCGGCGCGGTGGCTGCTGCACGCCACCGACCTCCCCGGCCCACGCGCCGCGAGCACTGAATGGGAGCAAGCGTTGAAAAGGTGGCGCGAGCGCTGGCGGGTTCCCGCCCACCTGCTCCTCGTCGAAGGAGAACAACGCCTGCCACTCGACCTCGACGAACCGACCCAGCGCAGCCTGCTGCGCGTACGGTTGCACCGAGCAGGCAAGGCGGAGCTTCGCGAAGCAGGTGATCCTGCACGACGCGGCTGGACGGGACGCGCGTGCGAATTCCTGGTGCCGCTCACCGCTAGCCCGAGCCCGTCCGCGCCGCCGGTCAGCCGGAAAGTCGTCGTCCGCGATGACAGCGTCGGCTCGCCCGCCCGAAACGACGGCGCCTTCCCGGGCACTTCATCGCTCGTCTTGTCCAAATTGGAGGGACCCCCGCAGCGGTTCGACACCATCCTGACCGAGCATCTCCCGAACCTGCGCCAGCACCTCGGCGACGAGATCCAACGCCTGTGGTTCCGCCGCCACCACGACACCACCCGGCCTGACTCGGACCACTCGCTACAGCTATGGCTGAGGCTGACCAGCGCCGACCGCTACGGGTCCGCTACGACATGCCTGGCCGGATGGGCCGAAGACCTGCGCGCGTCCGGGTTGCTGGCCCAAGTCAGCTTCGAGACCGCCTGGGCACAACCCGGCAAGTACGGCGATCTGTCCGCCGCCGAGCGGGTGTTCGCAGCCGATTCCGCAGCCGCACTTGCCGAGATCTCCTATGCCGAACAGCTCCAGCTGCCTCGGCCTGCGGTGGCTGCGGTGTCGATGGTTGATCTCGCCACAGCCCTCGCGTCGGACGCGGAGAAGGGCTGGGAGATGGTGATCGCCAGCCTCCCGCAGCAGACCGGTCCGCTCGACACTGCGCTGCGCGAGCGCGCCCTCGGCCTTGCACGTCACCTACAACAGGACCAACCGCACGTCCGCAACGATGCAGTGCAGGCAGCATGGGCCGCGCGCCGCGAAGCGCTCGAAACGTACCGAGCGCAGCTCGACCGGCCGCCGGAATCAGTACTCCGAGCGCTGTTGCACGAACATTTCCGGAGGACCATCGCGGTTTCCCGCGAACAGGAGGAGACCACCAACCGGCTCGCCCGCGCCGTCGCGTTGCAGGCGCTCGCGCTGACCCAACGAGGTGTCGGATGAACCGGCAGCATTTCGCCGCGCCCGGCAACGCGAAGCACGCCGAACTCCTCAGCGTCATGGCGACGCCCCTGACCGAACCCGCCACCGGGCAGGCCGAGCTGGCCCAATCGTTGTCTCGCGGAGCCGCTGGCATCGCCCTCTGGCATCTCGAACGCTCCCACCACGATGTGCCCGAAGCACGGCCTCTGCTGCACCAGTGGGTGCGCGCCGCCCTAGCTTCGCCGATCAGTTCCGCCGAAACCGCGGGCCTGCACGCAGGTCTGCCCGCGATCACGTTCCTGCTGCATCTCGCCGAGCCCGTACTGCCCGAATACCGTCCCGCCATCACCGAGTTCGACCAGCACCTGAGACGGCTCGCCCACCGCCGGGTCGACGTCGCGCTGGAACGCATCCGGCACGGCCGTCCGGCTGGTTTCGCCGAGTACGACCTGATGCGCGGGCTGACCGGGATCGGGCACCTGCTGCTGCACCACCAGCCAGGCACCGACGCCCTGGCCCGCGTCCTGGACTACCTCGTCCGACTGACCAAACCGCTCACCGTCGACGGAGAGACACTGCCGGGATGGTGGGTCGACCACGCACCCGACCAGCTGCTGCCGACACCGGGCGGGCACAGCAACCTCGGCATTGCCCACGGCATCACCGGCCCGCTCGCCGTGCTCGCCCACGCGGCCCGCCGCGCGATCACCGTCGATGGCCACTACGACGCCATAGACCGGATCTGCGCACACCTCGACCACTGGCAGCAGGACAACGCCGGACCCTGGTGGCCGTATTGGATCGACCACCACGACTACGCCCGCGGGTGCCTCACCAGCCACCAGCCGGGACGGCCATCGTGGTGCTACGGCACCCCAGGGATCGCCCGAGCACAACAACTCGCAGGACTCGCCACCGGCGATACCACTCGGCAACACGCCGCGGAGACAGCGCTGCTGGCCTGCCTGAACGACGACAGCCAAACCGACCTGATCAGCGACATGGGGCTATGTCACGGATGGGCCGGGCTGTACCTCACGGCAGCGCGAACCGCCCACGATGGAGCCACCCCGGGCCTCGCCGCACTTCTGCCTTCACTCGCACAGCAACTCGTCCAACACGCCGAAGCCACTCCGCCTCCCGAACTCGGCTTGCTCGACAGCGCGACCGGCGTCGCCCTCGCCCTTCACGCCGTCACGACGGGCGTCCCGATATCCGGATGGGACCAATGCCTCTTAATCAGCTGAACACCTCGGCAGCGCCCGCCGAACTCATCGCGACGGCCGTCCGCAGCGTGATGGCAGGCGAAACCCTCCCCGAAGCCGCCGCAGCCCACGACCTCGACGTCGGCGAGCTCGCTGACGCACTCGACACGTACGACCGGGCTGGGCGCGCCGCCGTGTATGACCGCACGGCAGACACGACCTGGTGGCAAGCACATCTCGAATTCAGCGCATGGGAGCAAGCCGAACTCATCGCAGCCTCAGCCCTCGCACCACTCCTGAACGCTTGGTGCCGGACCGGACTCCTCCGGCAATGGTGGTTCATCCGAAAAGCACCGAGCTGGCGCCTTCGCCTGCAACCCGACACCGACCACGATGCTCTACGCACCCGCGCCGCCGCCGAGCTCGACCGACTCGTCCAGCAAGGTCACCTCGCCAGCTGGCGCCCGAGCCACTACGAACCCGAAGCTCTCGCATTCGGAGGCCCCAGCGGAATCCGCATCGCACACACCCTGTTCAGCGCCGACAGCGCCAACCTCCTCGCTCACCTTCACACCCGCCACGTGCCGCTCGGCCGCGTCGAGCTCTCGATGCTGTTGTGCACCCAGCTCTTCCGCGCCGCGGGACAAGAGCAGTTCGAGGCCGGCGACATCTGGCACCGCGTCACCTACCTGCGTCCGCACCCGCAACACCCCAGTACCGACACCGGACACCACACCGACTTGACCCGGCAGCTACGCACACTGCTGACCTACGACGCTCGCCCCACCGGGCCGCTCTTCGCTCCCGAAGGCTCGCTCCACGCAGCCCACGACTGGGCACACGCCTTCCACGAAGCTGGACGTGACCTCGCCCGCGCAGCACGAGAATCCAAGGTGCACAGGGGAATCCGCCACATCCTCGCCCACCACGTGATCTTCCACTGGAACCGGCTCGGCCTCGACACCAACACCCAGCACGCACTCGCCCACGCCGCGACCTGCGCACTGCTCCCGCTCGAAACCACACCCTGAGCTCGGCACCGAAAACGAGATCATCCCAAGCGTGCCTGCGCCTAATGATGCCGACAGCCCCAAGCGGGTGCGGCCACAACACCTCGTGTTTCGCCCTGGAGCCGACTCCCGCAGAAGGGCACTTATCCGAGCAGTGGCGCCATCGAGTCGGGGCCGTACAGCTCGGT from Saccharopolyspora sp. SCSIO 74807 encodes:
- a CDS encoding lanthionine synthetase C family protein; translation: MNRQHFAAPGNAKHAELLSVMATPLTEPATGQAELAQSLSRGAAGIALWHLERSHHDVPEARPLLHQWVRAALASPISSAETAGLHAGLPAITFLLHLAEPVLPEYRPAITEFDQHLRRLAHRRVDVALERIRHGRPAGFAEYDLMRGLTGIGHLLLHHQPGTDALARVLDYLVRLTKPLTVDGETLPGWWVDHAPDQLLPTPGGHSNLGIAHGITGPLAVLAHAARRAITVDGHYDAIDRICAHLDHWQQDNAGPWWPYWIDHHDYARGCLTSHQPGRPSWCYGTPGIARAQQLAGLATGDTTRQHAAETALLACLNDDSQTDLISDMGLCHGWAGLYLTAARTAHDGATPGLAALLPSLAQQLVQHAEATPPPELGLLDSATGVALALHAVTTGVPISGWDQCLLIS
- a CDS encoding thiopeptide-type bacteriocin biosynthesis protein produces the protein MPLNQLNTSAAPAELIATAVRSVMAGETLPEAAAAHDLDVGELADALDTYDRAGRAAVYDRTADTTWWQAHLEFSAWEQAELIAASALAPLLNAWCRTGLLRQWWFIRKAPSWRLRLQPDTDHDALRTRAAAELDRLVQQGHLASWRPSHYEPEALAFGGPSGIRIAHTLFSADSANLLAHLHTRHVPLGRVELSMLLCTQLFRAAGQEQFEAGDIWHRVTYLRPHPQHPSTDTGHHTDLTRQLRTLLTYDARPTGPLFAPEGSLHAAHDWAHAFHEAGRDLARAARESKVHRGIRHILAHHVIFHWNRLGLDTNTQHALAHAATCALLPLETTP
- a CDS encoding lantibiotic dehydratase; protein product: MATPRRFRHADFVLVRASTDPGGLSLPRLDLHTAEDAETTGREWLTELWGRDVVRTAFGVASPALCEQIAAAVDGAKLNRRSWRSLLVSTCSYVLRWQQRPTPFGLFAGVTTAAIGASTRVVFGEQHELHRQIDPSWLHELISELESDPEVLAKASLVVNNAGTVRGDRFVVPNHSSGTAEDKPSAQVAAGLDEVELALRRTRPVDAALAAARVPIPGRMLFDQLHREFPSVPREQVATLLSGLVAHRVLVTSLRAPSACPNPAEHVLAQLDDPRRESEENDHVGDAREDLRSFFSSGSQAKTTVSEAASPARPSPPSSVDVSLDGRVTLPEPVLREAESAASVLLEVTPSPFGTAPWRDYHLRFRERYGSGALVPVRELVSDSGLGFPTGFLGAAREQGARLLTDRDAALQAMLQETVLDGRTEVALSEELIEQLSVGDHRDLTPPERVELAFTIHTTSTEALDQGRFRLWVTGAPVPTSSMAGRFAAVLDEHARQQLSRTYPTGDEVMVAQLSFPPRRIANEAVTRTPDLLPWLLPIGEHPPELGADSARLLHLDDLAVTASSAQFFLIHRPSGKPVHPYVPHALETTIYTPPLARFLAELPIARRAVFGPIDFGASRTLRFLPRIRHGRSVLSPARWLLHATDLPGPRAASTEWEQALKRWRERWRVPAHLLLVEGEQRLPLDLDEPTQRSLLRVRLHRAGKAELREAGDPARRGWTGRACEFLVPLTASPSPSAPPVSRKVVVRDDSVGSPARNDGAFPGTSSLVLSKLEGPPQRFDTILTEHLPNLRQHLGDEIQRLWFRRHHDTTRPDSDHSLQLWLRLTSADRYGSATTCLAGWAEDLRASGLLAQVSFETAWAQPGKYGDLSAAERVFAADSAAALAEISYAEQLQLPRPAVAAVSMVDLATALASDAEKGWEMVIASLPQQTGPLDTALRERALGLARHLQQDQPHVRNDAVQAAWAARREALETYRAQLDRPPESVLRALLHEHFRRTIAVSREQEETTNRLARAVALQALALTQRGVG